In Streptomyces sp. HUAS ZL42, the DNA window ACCGGTGCCACGGTCGAAACCGCTTTCGTCCTCGGCGAGTTCTACCGCCGTCAGGGCGCCTGGAAGTTCCGCGCAGTCGGTCAGGGTTACAGCAGTGGCCTGGAGGGCCTGGCCACGGACTTCGGTATCACGGTGGACGAGCCGCAGCACGCGGCACCGCAGCCGGCGCCCCCGGCCGCGGCGCCTCCGCAGGCGCCGCCCCCCTCGCCCCCCGTCACCGTGCCCCCGCCGGTGTACAACGCCCCGCCCCCGCCGCCCGCGCCCCCCACCGCACCGGTGCGCCTGACCAAGGTCACGCTCACCAAGGCCGCCCCCTCGGTCTCGCTGACCAAACAGGGCGGCACGTCCGGCGCCATGCGAGTCAACCTCAACTGGCAGGTGCGCAAGCAGTTCTCCGGCTGGGGCAGCAAGCGCGGCCGCGCGGTCGCCATGCATTCCGACCTCGACCTCGACCTGTGCGCCCTGTACGAGCTGGCGGACGGCCGCAAGGGAGTCGTGCAGGCCCTCGGCAACGCCTTCGGTTCGCTGCACCAGCCGCCGTACATCCACCTCGACGGCGACGACCGCACCGGCGCGGTGGCGAGCGGCGAGAACCTCACCGTCAACCTCGACCACACACAGGACTTCCGGCGCATCCTCGTCTTCGTGACCATCTACGAAGGCGCCCGGTCCTTCGCCGAACTGCACGCCACGGTCACCCTGCAGCCGCAGTACGGCGCCCCCGTCGACTTCTCGCTCGACGAGTGCACGGTCCCGTCGACGGTGTGCGCGCTCGCGCTCATCACCAACACCGGCAGCGACCTCGTCGTCCAGCGCGAGGCCCGCTACCTGGTGCCCGAGCGCGGCGTCAGCCCGCAGCGGACCGTCGACCACGCCTACGGATGGGGAATGAACTGGACGCCCGGTAGGAAATAGGCCTCAGCCCTCGTCGGGCACGGCGTCCGGACGTGCGTAGGTGCGGCCCTTCCAGGCCGCACCGCGCCCCCGGTAGTGCTGCACCGCGGAGTCGACCGTCATCAGCAGATACAGGAACGCGGTGAACGGCAGCAGGGGAGCGAGCCACAGCGGCTGGCGGTAGTAGCGGAGCATCGGTACGTACGTCCCCGCCATCACCAGCCATGCCAGGGCGCCGGGCACCGCCGCGGCCGTACTGCCGACGGCGAGCCCGACGCACACGGCGAGCGGCGGGACCAGGTAGACCAGAGCCAGACCGAGCACCGTACCGGCCAGCAGGAGCGGGTTGTGCCGCAGTTGCGCGTACGCGCTGCGCGAGACCATCCGCCACAGGTCGCGCAGCCGCGGATACGGACGCACGCTGTCGACCCGCTCGGCCAGCCCCAGCCAGATGTGCCCGCCGTCGCCCTTGACGGCCCGCGCGAGGGCCACGTCGTCGATGACGGCGTGCCGGATGGCGTCCGGGACACGGGCCCGCTCGGCGGACTCGGTGCGCAGCAGCACACAGCCGCCCGCCGCGGCCGCCGTCCGCGCGCCCCTGTTACCGATCCGGCGGAACGGATACAGCTGTGCGAAGAAGTACACGAAGGCCGGTACGACGAGCCGTTCCCACCGGCTCTCCACGCTCAGCCGTGCCATCTGCGAGACGACGTCGAAGCCTCCCGTGCGTGCCGAGGCCACCAACGCGCGCAGGCTGTCCGGGGCGTGGGCGATGTCGGCGTCCGTGAGCAGCAGGTATTCGGGGTCACGCGCGCGTGCGAGGCCGATCCCGTGGCGCATCGCCCACAGTTTGCCGGTCCAGCCCGCGGGCGGCTCACCAGGCGAGTCCACGGTGAGCGGCAAACCGCCCTGCCGGCGCGCCAGTTCGCGCGCCAGCTCCCCGGTGCCGTCCGAACTGCCGTCGTCGACGAGGAAGACCTCCGCCCGGCCCGGATAGTCCTGGGCGAGCAGGGTGGGCAGGCTCGCGGGCAGCACGGCGGCCTCGTCACGGGCCGGTACGACGACACAGACGGACGGCCACTCCTCCGGCTCCTCGCGGTACGGCAGTCTCACGTCCGTCCGCCAGAAGAAGCCCTGGCAGAGCAGCAGCCACAGCCAGGCGGCCAGTGAAGCGGCGGCAGTCCACACGATCGCGCTCACGTGCGCAGTCTGCCCCACCGGAGGGGTCCGCGAGAGCTCATCGTCTATCGTGGCCGGGTGAAGATCGCGCTCATCGACTCCGGAATCGGCCTGCTGGCGGCCACCGCCGCGGTACGAGGCCTGCGACCCGACGCGGATCTGGTGCTCTCCATGGACCCCGACGGCATGCCCTGGGGGCCGCGCACACCGCAAGACCTCACGGAGCGTGCCGTGGCCATCGCCGAAGCCGCCGCCGCACATGGGCCCGACGCCCTCATCGTCGGCTGCAACACCGCGACGGTGCACGCTCTGACGACTCTGCGCGCCCGCCTCGAACCCGCGATCCCCGTCATCGGCACGGTCCCGGCGATCAAACCCGCCGCGGCAGGCGGCGGCCCCGTCGCGATCTGGGCCACGCCCGCCACCACCGGCAGTCCCTACCAGCGGGGCCTCATCCAGGACTTCGCCGACGGTGTGGAGGTCGTGGAGGTCCCGTGCTGGGGGCTCGCCGAGGCCGTCGAGCGCGCGGACGAGGTGGCGATCGCCGAGGCCGTCACCGCCGCCGCCGCGCTGACCCCGGACGAGGTGAGGACCGTCGTCCTGGGATGCACGCATTACGAACTGATCGCCGAACACATCCGCACCGCCGTGCAGCGCCCCGGCATGCCGCCGCTCGTCCTGCACGGCTCGGCCGGCGCGGTGGTCGCCCAGGCTCTGCGCCGGATCGGCGCGCTCCCCGAACTCGGGGCGACGGCACTCGGTTCGGTGACGGTGCTGCTGAGTGGTCGCGAGGGCGCCCTGCCCGCGGCCGCCCTGTCCTACGCCGAAGGCCGGATGCTGCAGGCGGTCAGCCCCGCCTCCTGACCGTCCGCCCGCGCAGGGCGGACCGCGTCGATCCGGGGCACGCCCACCCGGCGCAGTCACCCGGCGCAACGCGGTACCCGCGCAGCGAAACCTGAGTAACCTCATAGGCATGAGGGACCACCCCCACGACGAGAACGCCCCGCATCCCGACGTCTGGACCGGTCGTGCGACCAACAGGGTCCAGTGGCTGCTGGCGCTGGCCGGTGCCGCCTGCATGGCGCTCGGCATCGAACTCGCCGTCGATTCCGCGTGGACCTCCGGCACCGCCCCGCTCGTCATGGCCGTCGTCGGCTGCATCGCCGCCGGACTGCTGGTTCTCTTCGGCACCCTGGCCTTCGTCCACGTCGACCTGAAGCTCGACAAGGAGTCCCTCGAGGTGCGCTGCGGCCACATGGGCCTGCCGCGCCGCCGCATCCCCCTGGCGCATGTCGCCGGCGCCGACTTCGAACCGCACGTCACCCCGCGCCACTGGGGCGGCTGGGGTTACCGCTGGCGGCCGGAGAAGGGCACCGCCGTCGTCGTACGGCGCGGCGAGGGCGTGGTGCTGCGCCTGTGGGACGGACACACGTTCACGATCACCGTGGACGACGCCGAGGCCGCCGTACGCGCCATCAGGGACCGGCTGCGCTCGGGCGCGCCCGGCCCGGCGCGCTGAGGTTCGCAGGGACCGCGTCACTTCCCGCCCCGGGCCACGTGCGGTCTACGTCCCTTGCGACCCCGCCTGTTCCTCCGCGAGGGGGCGTGCCGTCGCCAAGCCGGCCAGCACGCCCGCGCCGACCGAGACCGTGGTGAAGCTGAGCGCGTTGCCGACCGCGGCGATGGCCGCGAGGGCCGTCAGCGCTGCTCCCGCGGTGAGGGCGACCGGCGTGGGGCGCGCGGTGTGCCACAGAGCGAACAGCACCCAGCAGAAGGCGGCCGCGAGGAGCACGACCCCGATCACCCCTTGTTCCGCCGCCTGTTGCAGCGGCGCCGAGTGCGGCTTGCCGTCGGACAGCAGCGACTCGGCCGCCGACGGGCTGAGCTCCCCGAAGCGCCCCGGCCCCACGCCGAGGACCGCGTCCCCGCGTGCCAGGCGCAGGGCGTCGCGCCACAGATCGACGCGGTGCGGTGTCAGCCGGCCCTCCAGGGAGGCGGTGAGGCCCTCCGGCAGCGCGTCACCGGCGACCGCCCAGGTCAGGCCCGTCACCAGCGTCGCGGTCAGGGCCAGTCCCACGAGGCCGGTGCCGCGGTGAGGCATGCGCCCGGCGGCGAGTGAGCACAGCAGCACCGCGCCGCAGGTGACCACCGCGGTGGTCGAGCCGACGACGGCGCCGGCCGCGATGATCCCGGCGGCCAGCAGGCGCAGGGCAAGCCTGAGGAACGGCACGGGCGTGGACCAGGCGGCGCAGCACGCGGCGCCCGTGGAGAGGGTCAGCACGGCGGCCGTGGCGCCGGCGTGTCCGAGCGGCGCGACGATCTCGGGCCCAGGGGAGAGACGCGGAGCGGCCACCGTCAGACACAGACCGGCCACGGCCGCGACGGCCGGTGCGGCGACCGGCACGATCGCCCCGAAGATCCGCCCCATGGCGTAACCGGCGGCCACGGCGAGCACCGCGAGCAGCATGCCTTCGGGGCGGCCGTCGTGCGCCGCCGCCGTGACCACGGACCAGGTGGCGCAGGCCCCCAGCACGGCCACGCCCGCCGCGTCCGAGATGTTGCGTCTTTCGTCGTCCGCGTCCCGACCGGCCACAGACGTCATCCCCGTGGACCCCACCCGCCCCCCGAACCGGTCGTCCCCCGACGTGTGACGAACCCCGCCGTGATCGATCGCACGGCGGAGGCTTCGGCACACCGTAACGGCTGATGGCCGATTTGTGGATGTGTTGGACCGAGATGCATCGGAAAGATGCGGTTCCTGAGCGCGGAAGCGCCCTGTTTGTTTCGGCTCAGGAGAGGTGCGCACCGTGAGCCGACGCCCGGACAGAGCTGTCGGTGTCAAGGTCACCCGCCGTACACTCCCGGAGTGACCGTCACCGCAACTTCCGTCGGCCGGTCGGACCGGACAGGACCCCAGTCGGCGCCCGCATCGCGCGGCGCACGGCTCCTGCGCCTCGTTCCGGCCGCCGTCGCCGCGCTCTCCGGAGTGCTGCTCTACGTCAGTTTCCCGCCGCGCACCGTGGGGTGGCTGGCCCTGCCGGCCTTCGCCCTCTTCGGGTGGGTGCTGCGCGGCCGCGGCTGGAAGGCGGGCCTGGGCCTCGGCTACCTCTTCGGCCTCGGCTTCCTGCTGCCGCTGCTGGTGTGGACAGGCGTGGAGGTCGGCTCCGGGCCGTGGCTCGCCCTGGTGGCCATCGAGGCGGTCTTCGTCGCACTGGTCGGGGCGGGAGTGGCCGCTGTGTCGAAGCTGCCCGCCTGGCCGCTGTGGGCGGCCGCGGTGTGGATCGCCGGTGAGGCGGCACGCGCGCGCGTACCCTTCCGCGGCTTCCCCTGGGGCAAGATCGCCTTCGGACAGGCGGACGGTGTCTTCCTGCCGCTCGCGGCGGTGGGCGGCACCCCGGTGCTGGGCTTCGCGGTGGTCCTGTGCGGGTTCGGTCTGTACGAGGTCGTCCGGCTGGTGGTCGAGGGCCGGCGCACCCGGGAGATCCGCAAGTCGGCCGCGGCGGTGGCCCTGCTCAGCGTCGCAGTGCCGGTCGCGGGGGCGCTCGCCGCCCGTCCGCTGGTGAGCGACAAGGCGGAGGACGGCACCGTCACGGTCGCCGCGATCCAGGGGAACGTGCCGCGCCTCGGCCTCGACTTCAACGCCCAGCGGCGCGCCGTCCTCGACCACCACGCGCGCGAGACGGAGCGGCTGGCCGCACAGGTCAAGGCGGGCAAGGTGGCCAAGCCCGACATCGTGCTGTGGCCCGAGAACTCCTCCGACATCGACCCCTTCGCCTATCCCGACGCGCGCGCCGTCATCGACGAGGCCGCGAAGGCGATCGGCGTGCCCGTCTCGGTCGGCGGTGTCGTCGAGCGGGACGGCAAGCTGTACAACGAGCAGATCCTGTGGGACCCGGTGAAGGGGCCCGTCGACACCTACGACAAGCGGCAGGTCCAGCCGTTCGGCGAGTACCTCCCGCTGCGCTCGCTCATCGGCGCGATCA includes these proteins:
- a CDS encoding TerD family protein; translation: MSKGSNVAVSTTALRVEVGWRSGPGVPDADASALLLVGGKVRSDGDFVFYNQAVHASGAVRHEGKRDAGGRVTDNLLVDLARVEPSIETVVLAASADGGAFGQVPDLYIEVRDAARGTVAARFDSTGATVETAFVLGEFYRRQGAWKFRAVGQGYSSGLEGLATDFGITVDEPQHAAPQPAPPAAAPPQAPPPSPPVTVPPPVYNAPPPPPAPPTAPVRLTKVTLTKAAPSVSLTKQGGTSGAMRVNLNWQVRKQFSGWGSKRGRAVAMHSDLDLDLCALYELADGRKGVVQALGNAFGSLHQPPYIHLDGDDRTGAVASGENLTVNLDHTQDFRRILVFVTIYEGARSFAELHATVTLQPQYGAPVDFSLDECTVPSTVCALALITNTGSDLVVQREARYLVPERGVSPQRTVDHAYGWGMNWTPGRK
- a CDS encoding glycosyltransferase, whose protein sequence is MGQTAHVSAIVWTAAASLAAWLWLLLCQGFFWRTDVRLPYREEPEEWPSVCVVVPARDEAAVLPASLPTLLAQDYPGRAEVFLVDDGSSDGTGELARELARRQGGLPLTVDSPGEPPAGWTGKLWAMRHGIGLARARDPEYLLLTDADIAHAPDSLRALVASARTGGFDVVSQMARLSVESRWERLVVPAFVYFFAQLYPFRRIGNRGARTAAAAGGCVLLRTESAERARVPDAIRHAVIDDVALARAVKGDGGHIWLGLAERVDSVRPYPRLRDLWRMVSRSAYAQLRHNPLLLAGTVLGLALVYLVPPLAVCVGLAVGSTAAAVPGALAWLVMAGTYVPMLRYYRQPLWLAPLLPFTAFLYLLMTVDSAVQHYRGRGAAWKGRTYARPDAVPDEG
- a CDS encoding glutamate racemase, with the translated sequence MKIALIDSGIGLLAATAAVRGLRPDADLVLSMDPDGMPWGPRTPQDLTERAVAIAEAAAAHGPDALIVGCNTATVHALTTLRARLEPAIPVIGTVPAIKPAAAGGGPVAIWATPATTGSPYQRGLIQDFADGVEVVEVPCWGLAEAVERADEVAIAEAVTAAAALTPDEVRTVVLGCTHYELIAEHIRTAVQRPGMPPLVLHGSAGAVVAQALRRIGALPELGATALGSVTVLLSGREGALPAAALSYAEGRMLQAVSPAS
- a CDS encoding O-antigen ligase family protein, whose translation is MTSVAGRDADDERRNISDAAGVAVLGACATWSVVTAAAHDGRPEGMLLAVLAVAAGYAMGRIFGAIVPVAAPAVAAVAGLCLTVAAPRLSPGPEIVAPLGHAGATAAVLTLSTGAACCAAWSTPVPFLRLALRLLAAGIIAAGAVVGSTTAVVTCGAVLLCSLAAGRMPHRGTGLVGLALTATLVTGLTWAVAGDALPEGLTASLEGRLTPHRVDLWRDALRLARGDAVLGVGPGRFGELSPSAAESLLSDGKPHSAPLQQAAEQGVIGVVLLAAAFCWVLFALWHTARPTPVALTAGAALTALAAIAAVGNALSFTTVSVGAGVLAGLATARPLAEEQAGSQGT
- the lnt gene encoding apolipoprotein N-acyltransferase, coding for MTVTATSVGRSDRTGPQSAPASRGARLLRLVPAAVAALSGVLLYVSFPPRTVGWLALPAFALFGWVLRGRGWKAGLGLGYLFGLGFLLPLLVWTGVEVGSGPWLALVAIEAVFVALVGAGVAAVSKLPAWPLWAAAVWIAGEAARARVPFRGFPWGKIAFGQADGVFLPLAAVGGTPVLGFAVVLCGFGLYEVVRLVVEGRRTREIRKSAAAVALLSVAVPVAGALAARPLVSDKAEDGTVTVAAIQGNVPRLGLDFNAQRRAVLDHHARETERLAAQVKAGKVAKPDIVLWPENSSDIDPFAYPDARAVIDEAAKAIGVPVSVGGVVERDGKLYNEQILWDPVKGPVDTYDKRQVQPFGEYLPLRSLIGAINDNWTSMVHQDFSRGTEPGVFRMANAKVGLVTCYEAAFDWAVRDTVTDGATMISVPSNNATFDRSEMTYQQLAMSRIRAVEHSRTVTVPVTSGVSAIIMPDGKITKKTGMFVADSLVQKVPLRSSQTPATRLGILPEIALVLVAAGGLGWAIGAGVRRRRAGEV